The Amycolatopsis viridis genome window below encodes:
- a CDS encoding enoyl-CoA hydratase-related protein — protein sequence MTDELVHYSVRSGVATITLDSPHNRNALSAQLRRELSGALAQAKDDDAVRVIVLTHTGTVFCAGMDLKEARGAGAGDQGVNEFPRILEQIWTSPKPVVAKLSGVARAGGVGMIAAADIVVATTAVTFAFSEVRIGVVPAVISLTVLPRVHPRAAQELFLTGEVFDAERAAEIGLITKAVDADRLDAETERYVKSLALGGPAALAATKELLASPRPATPADGFPEMLELSARFFASEEGQEGIRAFAEKRKPNWVPQD from the coding sequence GTGACTGATGAACTGGTGCATTACTCGGTGCGGAGTGGTGTCGCGACGATCACCCTGGACTCGCCGCACAACCGGAACGCCCTGTCCGCTCAGCTGCGCCGCGAGTTGTCCGGCGCGCTCGCCCAGGCCAAGGACGACGACGCCGTCCGCGTGATCGTGCTCACCCACACCGGCACGGTGTTCTGCGCCGGCATGGATCTGAAGGAGGCACGCGGCGCCGGGGCCGGGGACCAGGGCGTCAACGAGTTTCCGCGGATCCTCGAGCAGATCTGGACCAGCCCCAAACCGGTCGTCGCGAAGCTGTCGGGGGTCGCGCGGGCCGGTGGGGTGGGCATGATCGCCGCCGCGGACATCGTGGTCGCCACCACCGCGGTCACCTTCGCGTTCTCCGAGGTCCGCATCGGCGTCGTGCCGGCGGTGATCTCGCTGACCGTGCTGCCGCGCGTCCACCCGCGCGCCGCTCAGGAGCTGTTCCTCACCGGCGAGGTGTTCGACGCCGAGCGGGCCGCCGAGATCGGGCTGATCACCAAGGCCGTCGACGCGGACCGGCTGGACGCCGAAACCGAGCGCTACGTCAAGTCCCTCGCGCTCGGCGGCCCGGCCGCGCTGGCCGCGACGAAGGAACTGCTGGCGAGCCCGCGCCCGGCCACCCCGGCGGACGGGTTCCCGGAGATGCTCGAGCTGTCCGCGCGGTTCTTCGCGAGTGAGGAGGGCCAGGAGGGCATCCGCGCGTTCGCCGAGAAGCGCAAGCCGAACTGGGTCCCGCAGGACTAG
- a CDS encoding barstar family protein, producing MSQTSSQKIVEQARARGAYSHLIGSRPTDKMSALDAIASALSFPDWFGRNLDALYDCLTDLSWLPYGEHVLVWEGSDLLKQADPKAYLAIRSVLSDAERALAPGGDRADSRRLTVALTDG from the coding sequence ATGTCCCAGACGTCTTCGCAGAAGATCGTCGAGCAGGCCCGCGCACGCGGTGCCTACTCGCACCTCATCGGCAGCCGGCCCACCGACAAGATGTCCGCGCTCGACGCGATCGCGTCCGCCCTGTCCTTTCCGGACTGGTTCGGCCGCAACCTGGACGCGCTCTACGACTGCCTCACCGACCTGTCGTGGCTGCCCTACGGCGAACACGTGCTCGTGTGGGAGGGGTCGGACCTGCTGAAGCAGGCCGACCCGAAGGCGTACCTGGCGATCCGCAGCGTGCTCTCGGACGCCGAGCGGGCCCTCGCGCCGGGCGGCGACCGCGCCGACAGCCGCCGGCTCACGGTCGCCCTCACCGACGGCTAG
- a CDS encoding ribonuclease domain-containing protein: MSSRRRITVALVGLIVLVFGGWIVRETTTSTDPAPGLTALSSLPPEAAQTWRLIQAGGPFPYRSDGTVFDNREKRLPVKASGYYHEYTVPTPGSPDRGARRLITGSPAELYYTGDHYASFVQVDPSK, translated from the coding sequence GTGTCAAGCAGGAGGCGGATCACCGTCGCGCTGGTCGGGCTCATCGTGCTCGTGTTCGGTGGGTGGATCGTGCGCGAGACCACCACGTCGACGGACCCGGCGCCCGGACTGACGGCGCTGTCCAGCCTGCCCCCGGAAGCTGCCCAGACCTGGCGCCTCATCCAGGCGGGCGGTCCGTTCCCGTACCGCAGCGACGGAACGGTGTTCGACAACCGGGAGAAGCGGCTCCCCGTCAAGGCGAGCGGTTACTACCACGAGTACACCGTCCCCACGCCCGGAAGCCCGGACCGCGGGGCCCGCCGGCTGATCACCGGATCGCCGGCGGAGCTGTACTACACCGGCGATCACTACGCTTCCTTCGTCCAGGTCGACCCGTCGAAGTAA